One genomic window of Chloracidobacterium sp. includes the following:
- a CDS encoding carboxypeptidase regulatory-like domain-containing protein: protein MRFFKRPCVRSYALYTYWLVGMLLGFLIVANAQSESGGAGIEGLVVDQSGAAVAGATVVIKNRETGYTRTVTTDANGRYAAGVLPVGVYEVEATVSDRQPGRRIVKLTVGNTESVDLKLEVAGVSEIIEVTADQGVVDVQESATGLNISERAIRDLPIRGRNFAEFFQLQPGIMQEQDRSGLVVAGQRSINSNVAVDGADFNDPLQGNQRGGNEAVFFFPQSAVREFQVVRAGASAEIGRTNAGFLNVVTKSGTNEFHGEAFYFNRNRFLTSPDAFGRDLDNLQNQFGGSVGGPIKRDRVFFFAAAEQNFLRVPFVVSFNVPTGQTLPQVLRDLEGEKRGTNNPTALFVRGDYILNSRNTLNTQYNYTRLRGENFNFENARQTIAESVNYARQNRSHGFKSSLVTVVTDRFVNELRGQIANDDRDEVPNSQSSQIDIAGVGTVGGDNGRPRTFRTLRFQLSDNVSYTGGRHQLRFGFDLNFNRVQQQRAAAIQGRYGFTGGSALPNYLRALAGVNTINRYRGFLPGTPQEPATFRGVQQEIAVFITDKIRVLPTLTVTVGLRWEGQFNPQPIAPNPDIPETQRIPNDLEQWQPRLGLAWNINGDKKTVVRASAGIFTARTPATLFQRVTTENGILNLAIDTNNIPAGPRRNALLAAIFPFFPNALPALPAGFSPIDFPQRVYGFARDFQNPRSFQASLTIERQFFKHWSVTAGFIRNSTWDLQRRVNRNLPPPGSPGYIVVGNSGYVFFNTAFRPIQILNGRNYGPILINESSAHSSYNGGTLTVTRRYVNRFQLTANYTFSRTMDDDSNERNFNQEFSINPFNLKLERGPSKQDIRHNFNLSGLVDLPYGFIVSALIVARSGLPYTPIIGDDVNNDGNENDRAIINGVVVGRNTFRQPNFFNLDLRVVKGFRVGEQMRLDFLAEFFNVTRNTNKNYDVDAVAIVEGPRPLANGTLSTAALNPAGFLPYSAPSTARFGGPRQVQLGVRFTF, encoded by the coding sequence ATGCGGTTTTTCAAGCGTCCGTGTGTGCGAAGTTATGCGTTGTACACCTACTGGCTTGTCGGGATGCTGCTCGGTTTTCTTATCGTTGCCAACGCCCAGTCCGAGTCGGGTGGAGCCGGCATCGAAGGTTTGGTCGTAGACCAGAGCGGCGCCGCCGTGGCTGGCGCAACCGTCGTCATCAAAAATAGGGAAACCGGCTACACCCGAACTGTAACTACGGACGCCAACGGAAGGTACGCCGCCGGCGTGTTGCCGGTGGGCGTATACGAGGTTGAGGCGACAGTGTCAGACAGACAACCCGGCAGGCGAATTGTCAAGCTCACCGTCGGCAATACCGAGTCGGTTGACCTGAAGCTGGAAGTCGCCGGAGTCAGCGAAATCATCGAGGTAACGGCCGACCAAGGCGTGGTGGATGTCCAAGAGTCGGCGACCGGCCTCAACATTAGCGAGCGGGCGATTCGAGACTTACCCATTCGTGGACGCAACTTCGCTGAATTCTTTCAACTCCAACCCGGCATCATGCAGGAGCAGGATCGCAGCGGGTTGGTTGTCGCCGGACAGCGTTCCATCAACTCGAATGTCGCCGTGGACGGCGCGGACTTCAACGATCCTCTGCAGGGCAACCAGCGCGGCGGCAATGAGGCGGTTTTCTTCTTCCCGCAGTCGGCGGTGCGTGAGTTTCAGGTTGTCCGGGCGGGCGCAAGCGCCGAAATCGGGCGCACCAACGCCGGTTTCCTCAACGTCGTCACCAAGAGTGGGACAAATGAGTTTCATGGCGAAGCGTTTTACTTCAACCGGAATCGTTTTCTGACCTCGCCGGACGCCTTCGGGCGCGACCTCGACAACCTACAGAATCAGTTCGGTGGGAGCGTCGGCGGCCCCATCAAGCGTGACCGCGTGTTTTTCTTTGCCGCCGCTGAGCAAAACTTTCTACGTGTGCCGTTTGTGGTGAGCTTCAATGTCCCGACCGGCCAAACGCTGCCGCAGGTTTTGCGTGACCTCGAAGGCGAAAAACGCGGGACGAACAACCCGACGGCGCTGTTTGTACGCGGCGACTACATCCTTAACAGCCGGAATACGCTCAACACGCAGTACAACTACACGCGCTTGCGCGGCGAGAACTTCAACTTTGAAAATGCGCGACAGACAATAGCCGAGTCGGTCAACTACGCGCGCCAAAACCGCAGCCACGGCTTCAAGAGCAGCCTTGTGACGGTTGTCACCGACCGTTTTGTCAACGAACTGCGCGGGCAAATTGCAAATGACGACCGCGACGAAGTGCCTAATTCGCAAAGTTCCCAGATTGACATCGCTGGCGTTGGGACAGTCGGCGGGGACAACGGTCGGCCGCGCACCTTTCGTACGCTTCGGTTTCAGCTTTCCGACAACGTAAGCTACACCGGCGGCCGCCATCAACTGCGTTTTGGGTTTGACTTGAACTTCAACCGCGTGCAGCAGCAGCGGGCGGCAGCCATTCAGGGGCGGTACGGCTTTACAGGCGGAAGTGCTCTGCCCAACTACCTCCGTGCGCTGGCGGGCGTCAACACCATCAACCGCTATCGCGGCTTCCTGCCCGGCACGCCGCAGGAGCCGGCGACATTTCGGGGGGTGCAGCAGGAAATAGCGGTGTTCATCACGGATAAGATTCGCGTGCTGCCGACGCTGACCGTGACGGTCGGGTTGCGATGGGAAGGGCAGTTCAACCCGCAGCCAATTGCGCCGAACCCGGACATTCCCGAAACGCAGCGCATCCCCAATGACTTGGAGCAGTGGCAGCCGCGCTTGGGTTTGGCGTGGAACATCAACGGCGACAAGAAGACGGTCGTACGCGCTTCGGCCGGCATCTTTACGGCACGGACGCCCGCGACACTGTTCCAGCGTGTCACGACGGAAAACGGCATCCTGAATCTCGCCATTGACACGAACAACATTCCGGCCGGGCCGCGGCGCAACGCGCTGCTGGCGGCGATTTTCCCCTTCTTTCCAAACGCCCTTCCGGCGCTTCCGGCCGGGTTCTCGCCAATTGACTTCCCCCAGCGCGTCTACGGCTTTGCCAGAGATTTCCAAAATCCACGGTCGTTTCAGGCGTCACTAACGATTGAACGTCAGTTCTTCAAACACTGGTCAGTGACGGCCGGCTTTATTCGCAACTCGACATGGGATTTGCAGCGGCGGGTCAACCGCAACCTGCCGCCGCCGGGCAGTCCCGGTTATATTGTGGTCGGTAACTCCGGCTACGTCTTCTTCAACACGGCGTTCCGCCCGATTCAGATTTTGAACGGGCGCAATTACGGCCCGATTCTCATCAACGAATCATCGGCGCATTCGAGCTACAACGGCGGGACGCTGACCGTCACGCGCCGCTATGTCAACCGCTTTCAGCTCACGGCGAACTACACCTTCTCGCGGACAATGGATGACGATTCCAATGAGCGAAACTTCAATCAGGAGTTTTCCATCAATCCGTTCAATCTGAAGCTGGAGCGCGGGCCGTCTAAGCAGGACATCCGGCATAACTTTAACTTGAGCGGCCTGGTGGACTTGCCCTACGGCTTCATCGTCAGCGCGCTAATTGTGGCGCGGTCAGGATTGCCCTACACGCCGATTATCGGCGATGACGTAAACAACGACGGCAACGAAAATGACCGTGCCATCATCAACGGCGTCGTCGTCGGCCGAAACACGTTTCGCCAGCCCAACTTCTTCAACTTGGATTTGCGCGTCGTCAAGGGCTTCCGCGTCGGCGAACAAATGCGGCTGGATTTTCTGGCCGAGTTTTTCAACGTGACGCGCAACACGAACAAGAACTATGACGTGGACGCGGTTGCGATTGTGGAAGGCCCGCGTCCGTTGGCGAACGGGACGCTCTCGACGGCGGCACTCAATCCGGCGGGTTTCCTACCGTACAGCGCGCCTTCGACGGCGCGGTTTGGTGGCCCACGCCAAGTGCAACTCGGCGTACGTTTTACGTTCTAG
- a CDS encoding acyl--CoA ligase, which produces MNWDVKRQAAQQLREGVAPTLDAPSIGSWLQTWAARRPGATALVAYDAAGTRRALSYADLWAAVQAGAAALRAAGVKPGDRVATLAYNDLETVIAYGAAWTLGACVTPVNMTEDAPRRRFVVENAEARLILALPEFLPEAQALADALPAVRSVLSLQDGAWRAAFAGALLPPDVKPEREALVVYTSGTTGAPKGVVLTQANLLLDAQALRDWNRVTADDALMCVLPIHHVNGIVVTLLTPFVAGATAVLNHKFSPTTFWARIASESVRIVSVVPTLLAFLLERPELFLRSEGNRLSHLICGAGPLTVELARQFEETFGVRVLHGYGLSETTCYSTMLPLDLSPEEHRRWMRDFGFPSIGTALPVCNVAIHDADGNALPPGVRGEIVICGPSVMTGYFKRPEANAEAFAHGWFRSGDEGFYERDAQGRAFFFITGRIKELIIRGGVNLSPFEIDEVLSSIPGVKCGLAVGFEHRWYGEEVGAYIVLEDGATLTAEAILRAARERLPFHKSPKVVVFGTEIPVTSTGKYQRNKLKPYFEPWRDVQFTP; this is translated from the coding sequence ATGAACTGGGATGTAAAACGTCAGGCCGCGCAGCAATTGCGGGAGGGCGTCGCGCCGACGCTTGACGCGCCGTCTATTGGAAGCTGGCTTCAAACTTGGGCGGCGCGGCGGCCGGGCGCGACGGCGCTAGTCGCCTACGACGCCGCCGGGACGCGCCGCGCACTGAGCTACGCTGACCTGTGGGCGGCGGTTCAGGCCGGCGCGGCCGCGCTGCGAGCGGCGGGCGTTAAGCCGGGCGACCGCGTTGCAACGCTGGCATATAACGACCTTGAGACCGTCATTGCGTACGGCGCCGCCTGGACGCTGGGCGCATGCGTCACGCCGGTCAACATGACTGAAGACGCCCCCCGTCGGCGCTTCGTCGTCGAAAACGCCGAAGCGCGACTGATTCTAGCGCTGCCGGAGTTTCTTCCTGAAGCGCAGGCGTTGGCGGACGCGCTTCCGGCTGTTCGCAGCGTCCTTTCGCTACAGGACGGCGCATGGCGGGCGGCGTTCGCTGGCGCGCTTCTGCCCCCGGATGTCAAGCCTGAACGCGAAGCCCTTGTCGTTTACACGTCGGGGACAACCGGTGCGCCCAAAGGGGTTGTGCTGACACAAGCAAACTTGCTCCTTGACGCGCAGGCGCTCCGCGACTGGAATCGCGTCACAGCGGATGACGCGCTGATGTGCGTCCTCCCGATCCACCACGTCAACGGCATTGTGGTGACGCTCCTGACGCCGTTCGTCGCCGGCGCTACAGCAGTGCTCAACCACAAGTTTTCACCGACGACGTTCTGGGCGCGGATTGCAAGCGAGAGCGTCCGCATTGTGAGCGTTGTGCCGACGCTGCTGGCGTTCCTACTAGAGCGCCCGGAACTGTTTTTGCGCTCGGAGGGCAATCGTCTCTCGCATCTGATTTGCGGCGCAGGGCCGCTTACGGTCGAGCTGGCGCGGCAGTTTGAAGAAACGTTCGGCGTCCGCGTCCTGCACGGTTATGGACTGAGCGAAACCACCTGTTACTCCACGATGTTGCCGCTTGACTTATCCCCGGAAGAGCACCGGCGCTGGATGCGGGATTTCGGTTTTCCATCGATCGGGACAGCGCTCCCAGTATGTAACGTGGCGATTCATGATGCAGATGGCAACGCTTTGCCGCCTGGCGTACGTGGTGAAATCGTCATTTGCGGTCCCAGCGTTATGACAGGCTACTTCAAGCGTCCTGAAGCCAACGCCGAAGCCTTTGCACATGGCTGGTTTCGTAGCGGCGACGAGGGTTTTTACGAACGCGATGCGCAAGGGCGGGCGTTCTTCTTCATCACCGGCCGCATCAAGGAACTCATCATCCGCGGGGGCGTTAACTTGTCGCCCTTTGAAATTGACGAAGTCCTGTCGAGCATTCCTGGCGTTAAGTGCGGACTGGCCGTAGGCTTCGAGCATCGCTGGTACGGCGAGGAGGTCGGAGCCTACATCGTCCTTGAAGACGGGGCGACGCTCACCGCTGAAGCCATCCTTCGCGCGGCGCGCGAACGACTGCCGTTCCACAAATCGCCCAAAGTCGTCGTTTTTGGCACGGAAATTCCGGTCACTTCAACGGGGAAGTACCAGCGTAATAAGCTCAAGCCCTACTTTGAACCGTGGCGCGACGTGCAGTTTACGCCGTAG
- the selB gene encoding selenocysteine-specific translation elongation factor, translated as MMTPSLIVGTAGHIDHGKTALVRALTGVNTDRLPEEQRRGMTIDLGFAHLTRKGRRFAFIDVPGHERFIKNMLAGAHGLDLVLLVVAADEGVMPQTVEHLAICRLLGLTRGVVALTKRDLVTAEWLALVQEDVARLTADTFLADKPIVPVSAKTGEGVDDLLDALEVEAALVSVRDATRPPRLPIDRVFTKRGFGVVATGTLIAGTFRVGDEVGVEPGGLTARIRGIEVHGEAREVVRAGERAALNLGGLAVADLRRGQVIVPARCFQPTSLLDVRLELLPDAPQPLPQNARVRFHHGTSEGMARVTLLDGGRELPPGDACFAQLRLEAPILALPGDCFIVRRPSPPATIGGGRILDAHPPRRRGRLRAAADFLSRLDADPDHRRLAFVERAGANGLTLEELAGLTGDADAELEAFARRTVGCVYLTATRRLVSKGALDALAQTILDALAATHRERLLQPDLPREDIRNRVARNAPPEVFQYAVAQLVQRGNIIADARAMRLATHRVQLSEEETALKDRVERVCRAAGAQPPTIEEIGRATGLALAQAQASVAALLAEQRILRVADFLLHAEVAAEIVARVRQAKSPGEKVEVGDFKAMFNLPRKYAIPLLEWLDQIGVTRRYGDKRIVV; from the coding sequence ATGATGACGCCAAGCTTGATTGTCGGCACGGCCGGCCACATTGACCACGGCAAGACCGCGCTAGTCCGCGCGCTAACTGGCGTCAACACCGACCGGCTTCCTGAAGAACAGCGGCGCGGCATGACGATTGACTTGGGCTTCGCCCATCTGACGCGCAAGGGACGGCGCTTCGCCTTCATTGATGTCCCCGGCCATGAACGCTTCATCAAAAACATGCTCGCCGGAGCGCATGGGCTCGACCTTGTGTTGCTGGTTGTGGCGGCCGACGAGGGCGTTATGCCGCAAACGGTTGAACATCTGGCGATCTGTCGGTTGCTAGGTCTGACGCGCGGCGTCGTTGCCCTGACCAAGCGCGATCTCGTCACGGCGGAGTGGCTCGCGCTGGTTCAGGAAGATGTCGCGCGGCTGACGGCTGATACGTTTCTGGCCGACAAACCGATTGTTCCGGTCAGCGCCAAAACCGGCGAAGGTGTAGATGACCTACTGGATGCGCTTGAAGTGGAAGCCGCGTTGGTCAGCGTCCGCGATGCGACACGTCCGCCGCGCCTGCCGATTGACCGCGTGTTTACCAAGCGCGGCTTCGGTGTGGTAGCGACGGGTACGCTGATTGCTGGAACATTTCGCGTTGGTGACGAAGTCGGCGTTGAGCCGGGTGGTCTTACGGCGCGCATTCGCGGGATTGAAGTTCACGGCGAAGCGCGGGAAGTCGTCCGGGCCGGCGAGCGGGCGGCGTTGAATTTAGGAGGGCTAGCGGTCGCCGATCTTCGGCGCGGCCAAGTGATTGTGCCGGCGCGTTGTTTTCAGCCGACTTCCCTTCTTGACGTACGGTTGGAATTGCTTCCTGACGCGCCCCAACCGTTGCCGCAGAATGCCCGCGTTCGCTTCCACCACGGGACCAGTGAGGGAATGGCGCGGGTGACGCTGCTTGACGGTGGCCGCGAACTTCCGCCCGGCGACGCCTGTTTCGCCCAGCTTCGCCTTGAAGCGCCGATTCTGGCGCTGCCCGGCGACTGCTTCATTGTCCGGCGACCTTCACCGCCCGCGACGATTGGCGGTGGGCGCATCCTTGACGCCCACCCACCGCGCCGCCGCGGCCGTTTGCGCGCTGCCGCCGACTTCCTCTCAAGGCTGGACGCCGATCCTGACCATCGGCGCTTAGCCTTTGTTGAGCGAGCCGGAGCAAACGGGCTGACGCTTGAAGAGCTTGCCGGACTGACTGGCGACGCCGACGCCGAACTGGAAGCCTTCGCGCGCCGGACGGTAGGTTGCGTGTATTTGACAGCGACCCGTCGGTTGGTGTCCAAAGGTGCGTTGGACGCGCTTGCGCAAACTATTCTCGATGCGCTGGCGGCGACTCATCGTGAGCGTCTGCTTCAGCCTGACCTGCCGCGCGAAGACATCCGCAACCGTGTCGCCCGGAATGCCCCGCCGGAAGTTTTCCAGTACGCCGTCGCTCAGCTCGTTCAGCGCGGAAACATCATCGCCGACGCCCGCGCCATGCGGCTGGCGACGCATCGGGTTCAGCTTTCCGAAGAAGAAACGGCGCTGAAAGACCGCGTTGAGCGCGTATGCCGTGCGGCCGGCGCGCAGCCGCCGACGATCGAAGAGATTGGCCGTGCTACCGGCCTGGCCCTAGCGCAGGCGCAAGCCAGCGTCGCGGCGCTGCTGGCGGAACAGCGCATCCTGCGAGTAGCTGATTTCCTGCTTCATGCCGAAGTCGCCGCCGAGATTGTCGCTCGCGTACGGCAGGCGAAATCACCGGGCGAAAAGGTGGAAGTCGGTGACTTCAAAGCAATGTTTAACCTGCCGCGAAAGTATGCGATTCCGTTGTTGGAATGGCTTGACCAGATCGGCGTCACGCGGCGCTATGGCGACAAGCGGATTGTGGTGTAA
- a CDS encoding DegT/DnrJ/EryC1/StrS family aminotransferase, whose protein sequence is MKKPPETAPDSFIPILNLEPQYRALRPALHAAMERVCASQRFILGEEVTAFEAEVAQYLGAAHAVGVNSGTDALVIALRALDIGPGDEVITTPFSFFATAEAISLVGATPVFADIEADSFNLDPRNVEACITPRTRAILPVHLFGRPAAMGRLLELAERHGLAVIEDAAQAFGAQYSPPCAGCDGLACAPTTQRGLQGRYVGTLGTLGTFSFYPSKNLGAYGDGGLIVTNDAHLAERCRKLRSHGSLIAYQHEMLGYNSRLDALQAAILRVKLPYVAEWNAARRAIAETYHRAFAGLPGVVTPAVTPGHVFHQYTLRIQDGRRDAVRQRLTEQRIGTMVYYPTPIHQLPVYAGRFPPQPVSEVAASEVLSLPMWPEMTESEQLQVTNAVARALSG, encoded by the coding sequence CTGAAGAAGCCTCCTGAAACCGCGCCAGACAGTTTCATCCCGATTCTCAACCTCGAACCGCAGTACCGTGCGCTTCGTCCTGCTTTGCACGCAGCGATGGAGCGCGTTTGTGCGTCGCAGCGGTTTATTCTGGGCGAGGAAGTGACGGCTTTTGAGGCGGAGGTTGCACAGTACTTAGGCGCGGCGCACGCTGTCGGCGTCAACTCAGGGACGGACGCCTTGGTGATTGCGCTTCGGGCACTCGACATCGGCCCCGGCGATGAAGTCATCACGACGCCGTTTTCATTTTTTGCGACGGCGGAGGCGATTAGCCTAGTCGGTGCGACGCCGGTTTTCGCCGACATCGAAGCTGACAGCTTCAATCTTGATCCACGCAACGTTGAGGCCTGCATCACCCCGCGCACGCGGGCGATACTGCCAGTGCATCTTTTCGGTCGCCCGGCGGCAATGGGAAGGCTGCTGGAGTTGGCGGAGCGTCATGGTCTGGCTGTCATTGAAGACGCGGCGCAGGCTTTTGGGGCGCAGTACTCGCCACCTTGCGCTGGTTGTGACGGTCTAGCTTGCGCGCCTACCACGCAGAGGGGGCTGCAAGGACGTTACGTTGGAACGCTGGGAACCCTGGGGACTTTTTCATTCTACCCGTCAAAAAACCTCGGCGCGTACGGCGACGGTGGTCTCATTGTCACCAACGACGCCCACTTGGCCGAACGTTGCCGTAAGTTGCGCTCGCACGGCTCGCTTATCGCGTACCAGCACGAAATGCTGGGGTACAACTCGCGGTTGGACGCGCTTCAAGCGGCAATTCTCCGGGTGAAACTGCCTTATGTCGCCGAGTGGAACGCCGCTCGGCGGGCGATTGCCGAGACCTACCATCGGGCCTTTGCAGGGTTGCCGGGCGTTGTGACGCCGGCTGTGACGCCCGGCCACGTCTTTCACCAGTACACGCTGCGGATTCAGGATGGGCGGCGCGATGCAGTACGCCAACGGCTAACGGAGCAGCGTATTGGGACGATGGTGTACTACCCGACACCGATTCACCAACTGCCAGTGTATGCCGGGCGGTTTCCGCCGCAACCGGTTAGCGAGGTGGCGGCAAGTGAAGTACTCAGCCTGCCGATGTGGCCGGAAATGACAGAGAGTGAGCAGTTACAGGTGACAAATGCTGTTGCGCGAGCTCTTTCGGGGTAA